TACGCCGACGTGAAGCTGCTGCAACTGGGTTTCGAGACCTTCCTGCCTCTGGCGGGCACACGCCGCCGTGGCCGCTTCCACATCCGGCCGCTCTTCCCCTGTTATCTGTTCGCCCGGTTCGACGCAGCGCGCTGGCTGTACACCGTGAATCATCTGGAAGGCATCCAGAAGGTCATCAGCTTCAATGACAAACCCGTGCCGGTGGACCCTCTGATCATCCAGACCCTCCGGGATCGGACGGCGGCCAAAGGGTATTTGGAATCAGACCGCGCCCTGGCGCCCGGTGACCAGGTGCGTATCCGCGGGACGCTGTTCGACGGTCTGGAGGGGCGGATCGAGGCGGTGCGCCCGCGCGACCGGGTGATCATTCTGCTCCAGACCATTTTTCGGCGGGCCCGGATGGAGATCGATGCGGACGTGCTGGAACTCATCGAACGGCATACGCCCCGGCTCCGCTGAGCGGGAGGCGGGGATACGGCGATCTCCAGCCGGTTGACCGGCTGTCAGTCGCATGCTACAGTGAGCACACTCAATCTGGAGAGCCCGTCATGCAACTAGACCAAGACCTGATGGCGGTGCAGGAAGTGCGCCACCTGCTGCAACTGGCCGCCGACGCCCAGCGCCGTTTTGCCGAATTCAGCCAGGAACAAGTGGACCGCGTGGTGGAGGCGGTCTCGCGGGAGGCGTTGGCCCACGCCGAGGAACTGGCCCGGCTGGCGGTGCAGGAGACCGGTTTCGGCCGGGTCGAGGACAAGATCACGAAGAACACCTTCGCCGCGCGTGAGATTTTCGAGGACATCCGGAATCTGAAGACCGTCGGCGTGGTCGCTGAAGATCCGGCCCAGCAGGTGTACGAGATCGCCGTGCCCATGGGGGTGGTCGCCGGCATCATCCCGTCGACGAATCCAACCAGCACCACGATTTTCAAGGCGCTGATATCCCTCAAAGGACGCAACGCGGTGGTTTTTTCGCCCCACCCGGCCGCCAAGGACTGCATCGCCAAAACCGCCGACATCCTGCACGCGGCGGCTGTGTTGGCCGGCGCTCCCGAGGGGATCGTCGGCTGCCTGCGCAACCCCACCCAGGAGGCCACGGAGGAGCTGATGCGGCACCGCCTGACGGCCGTCATTCTGGCCACCGGCGGGCACGGCCTGGTCAAGGCCGCCTACAGCTCCGGCAAGCCGGCGTTCGGCGTCGGCCCGGGCAACGTGCCGGCCTTCATCGAGCGGACCGCCCAGGCGGCCGCGGCAGTCGAGCTCGTGCTGGCCGGGAAGTGCTTCGACAACGGCACGGTCTGCGCCTCGGAGCAGGCGGTCATCGTGGACCGGCCCCTGCTGGAGGCCGTGCGGACCGAGTTCGCTGCGCGGGGCGCCCACTTCTGTTCCCCCGCGGAAAAGCGGCTGCTGGAGGCGGCGGTGGTGCAGGGCGGCAGGATCAATCCGCGGATCGTCGGCCGCGACGCGGCGGTGATCGCGGAGCTGGCGGGATTCAAGGTGCCCGCCGAGACGCCCTGCCTCGTCGCGGAGCTGGCCGCTGTGGGACCGCAGGAGCCGTTGTCCATGGAGAAGCTCTCGCCCGTTCTGGCATTCTACGTCGTGGACGGCTGGCGGGAGGGGTGTGAGCGATGCATCGAGTTGCTCACCTTTGGCGGGATGGGCCACAGCATGGTGATCCATTCCCAGGACCAGGACGTCATCATGAAGTTCGCTCTGGAAAAACCCGCCTTCCGAATCCTCGCCAACACCTCGGGCACCCACGGCGCCATCGGTTACGCCACAGGATTGACGCCCTCGTTCACCCTTGGCTGCGGCACGTGGGGCAACAACATCACCACTGACAACGTGACGGCGCGCCACTTGATCAACATCAAGCGGCTGGCCTTCGGCACCCGGCCCATCCGGTTTACCCGGGCCGCACCCGAGCATATCGCCGCGGCGTCACCCGCACCGTCCACGCTGCCGGCCGGTCCTGTGCTTCCGGACCGTGACCGCGTCCGCCGCGTCGTCGCTCAGGTGATCGCCGAAATGGTGGAGGCGGATGCTCCGGCCGGCCGGCTGGCGGCGCCACCCGCCGGCGAGAGGCCGCCGGCGCCGGTTGACCTGCCGAAACCGGCGGATTTCGTCGGCGAGCAGGAGGTCCTGGCGGCGATGAAGCAGAACCAGAAACTCATCGTCTCGGACCGAACCCGGATGACGCCGCTGGCACGGGACCTCGGCGAGCAGTACCGCGTGTTCCAGTGGATCGAGGACACCGGTGCGGACCGATCCGCTGCCAGGTCTTGCTGAGGCGCCTGAACCCGCGTCTTCGGTCAAAGATCATATACTGTCCGTCCACCAACCGGGGGACGGCAGGATCTTCAATCCGGACCGCCAAACGAGGAGACACTGCGTGCAGACGGACAGCACGTTCACGGAGCGCGACCTGCGCCGCCGGGTGGGTGATGTCATCGGGCGCTACAGCATGCTGGGCGACGGCGACCGGGTGCTCGTGGCCATCAGCGGAGGCAAGGATTCGCTGGTGATGCTCGACGTGCTTCTCCGTCTCCAGCACCGGGCGCCGGTCCGCTACGAGCTGGTCCCGTTCACGCTGGATCCGGGCTTCCCGGGTTTCGACACCGACGCGGTCAGACAGCAGGTGGCCCGCCTGGGCGTGGAGTTGATCGTGGAGCCGGCCCCCATCGCTGGAATCCTCGAGTCGAAGCGGGCGAACGCCCCGACGTTCTGCCCCCTGTGCTCCCGCCTGCGGCGCGGGCATCTCTACGCGGCGGCGCTCCGGCACCGCTGCAACAAGATCGCCCTTGGCCACCACGCCGACGATCTCATCGAGAACCTGCTGCTGAACCTGTTTTTTACAGGACAACTGGCGGGCATGCCGCCCGTGCTGCGCTCGGACGACGGCCGGAACGTGGTGATCCGGCCTCTGTGCCGTGTCTACGAGCGTGAAGTGGCCCGACACTTCGCCACACTCGGTCTGGAGGCGGTGCCGTCAGCCTGCCCGGAGAAGAATATCCAGCAGCTCCGCCGACAATGGGTGAAGGAACTGCTGGCCGATCTCGAGCGGCATGTCCCGCGGATCCGGAACAGCACCCTGGCCGCCATGACCAACGTCAGGGAGCGCTTCCTCATGGATCCCCGGTTTCTGGACCGGGTGTAATTTCTCTTTCTTTTTCCGAAAATTTCATTACAATACGCCTTCTGCGATCGGGTCTGTTCTTTGCGGTCATCGAGTATTCAACCCTCACGGAGAGGTGTCCGAGTGGTTGAAGGAGCACGCTTGGAAAGCGTGTGTAGGGGTAACTCTACCGCGGGTTCGAATCCCGCCCTCTCCGCCATGTCATCTTGAGCCGCCCGTGCCTGTGCCGGAGCGGCCATTTTTTTTGGCCCCCCGCAGCGCGGCCGGCCAACAGGAGTCACGCTCATGAAACAGCTCGTGGAATGCGTCCCCAACTTCAGCGAGGGCCGGGACCGGGCGCTCATCGACAAGATCGTTGCGGCCATAGCGGCAGTCAAGGGCGTCAAGGTGCTGGACGTGGATCCCTGCGCCGACACCAACCGCACCGTGGTCACCCTGATCGGCGAGCCGGCGCCTGTGGCCGAGGCGGCCTTCCAGGGCATCCGCCAGGCGGCCGAGTTGATCGA
Above is a window of Acidobacteriota bacterium DNA encoding:
- a CDS encoding aldehyde dehydrogenase family protein, translating into MQLDQDLMAVQEVRHLLQLAADAQRRFAEFSQEQVDRVVEAVSREALAHAEELARLAVQETGFGRVEDKITKNTFAAREIFEDIRNLKTVGVVAEDPAQQVYEIAVPMGVVAGIIPSTNPTSTTIFKALISLKGRNAVVFSPHPAAKDCIAKTADILHAAAVLAGAPEGIVGCLRNPTQEATEELMRHRLTAVILATGGHGLVKAAYSSGKPAFGVGPGNVPAFIERTAQAAAAVELVLAGKCFDNGTVCASEQAVIVDRPLLEAVRTEFAARGAHFCSPAEKRLLEAAVVQGGRINPRIVGRDAAVIAELAGFKVPAETPCLVAELAAVGPQEPLSMEKLSPVLAFYVVDGWREGCERCIELLTFGGMGHSMVIHSQDQDVIMKFALEKPAFRILANTSGTHGAIGYATGLTPSFTLGCGTWGNNITTDNVTARHLINIKRLAFGTRPIRFTRAAPEHIAAASPAPSTLPAGPVLPDRDRVRRVVAQVIAEMVEADAPAGRLAAPPAGERPPAPVDLPKPADFVGEQEVLAAMKQNQKLIVSDRTRMTPLARDLGEQYRVFQWIEDTGADRSAARSC
- a CDS encoding tRNA 2-thiocytidine(32) synthetase TtcA (TtcA; YdaO; catalyzes the thiolation of cytosine 32 in specific tRNAs; forms 2-thiocytidine (s(2)C)), whose amino-acid sequence is MQTDSTFTERDLRRRVGDVIGRYSMLGDGDRVLVAISGGKDSLVMLDVLLRLQHRAPVRYELVPFTLDPGFPGFDTDAVRQQVARLGVELIVEPAPIAGILESKRANAPTFCPLCSRLRRGHLYAAALRHRCNKIALGHHADDLIENLLLNLFFTGQLAGMPPVLRSDDGRNVVIRPLCRVYEREVARHFATLGLEAVPSACPEKNIQQLRRQWVKELLADLERHVPRIRNSTLAAMTNVRERFLMDPRFLDRV